The genomic region AAGGACAAGGCCAGAATATAGATGAAGGGCACCAGACACGTCAAAATCGTCAGAATCATTACTATGTTGATCGCAGCATCCAGTATACGTGAACTTCTTGTTGCATATATCTTCATTTTCAATCCTCACTCAATAAATGCTTTCGCCTGTGATACGTCTGGACAGTGTATTGCTGCTGGTAACCAGTATGATGCCGATTATGCCGGAGAACAGGCCTATTGCCGTTGCATAGGAATAGTTCTGGTTCGCGAGTCCCACACGATATACCAAGGTATCTATGATATCGCTTACACCACTGTTGGTCGGGGTATACATAAGCAAAATCTTTTCAAACCCAAGGGAAAGGAGCCTTCCGACATTCAGGATCAACATGACCATAATTGTCGGCATGATGGTCGGAATTGTTATGCTGATGATCTGCTGGAATCTGTTGGCTCCATCTATGGTAGCGGCTTCATACATGTCAGGTGAGATACCGGAAATAGCAGCAAGGTAGATGATGGCTGTCCAACCTGTAAACTGCCATGTATCAAGCAGGATATAGATCATACGGAACCATTCAGGCAAGTTCATGAAATAAATCGGTTCCTTGCCAAGGTGCATCCTTATGATATTCACAATACCGGAACTCGG from Spirochaetia bacterium harbors:
- a CDS encoding ABC transporter permease subunit, with the protein product MAKDKMISKHKFNKKYFMKYWQLYAMMVLPLLYFIIFKYLPMFGNVLAFRRYRPGMSPFGTEWVGLRYFRLFFKDPAFWNAFKNTLVLSLLNLVINFPIPIIFALLLNEIRNRFFKKAVQTISYMPRFISTVVVIAMCGEILSPSSGIVNIIRMHLGKEPIYFMNLPEWFRMIYILLDTWQFTGWTAIIYLAAISGISPDMYEAATIDGANRFQQIISITIPTIMPTIMVMLILNVGRLLSLGFEKILLMYTPTNSGVSDIIDTLVYRVGLANQNYSYATAIGLFSGIIGIILVTSSNTLSRRITGESIY